One genomic region from Dermatophilaceae bacterium Soc4.6 encodes:
- a CDS encoding SDR family NAD(P)-dependent oxidoreductase: MSSNRAVLLSIRAAGEGRVITVSSVGGLVGQPFADAYCEAKFAVEGLMQSLAPVIARYGVNVSIVEPAAVSSAFVANTGVLDFDLNGQDGSGDQHHLHRTLQAAYLRRSAA; encoded by the coding sequence GTGTCGTCGAACCGGGCGGTGCTGCTGTCGATACGGGCCGCCGGAGAGGGCCGGGTCATCACGGTCAGCAGCGTCGGGGGACTGGTCGGCCAACCCTTCGCCGACGCCTACTGCGAAGCGAAGTTCGCCGTCGAGGGCCTGATGCAGTCGCTGGCCCCGGTCATAGCCCGCTATGGCGTGAACGTCAGCATCGTGGAGCCGGCCGCCGTCAGCAGCGCCTTCGTGGCCAACACCGGTGTCTTGGACTTCGATCTGAACGGCCAGGACGGCTCGGGCGACCAGCACCACCTGCACCGCACGTTGCAGGCCGCCTACCTCCGACGCAGCGCGGCTTAG
- a CDS encoding RES family NAD+ phosphorylase produces the protein MSERLPAPKPADFPDLLDTDVWTLPVGARLGRIYSAGGDHPTAWDTFRAFGPTRSRFDPQPPPRRVHPTRRVLYAAAYVASALPPPARRLRPPPLLETALAECFRDRGVVDRTAQSPYFTVFDLISEVRLLDLAESDWVTRAGGNLAIASGLRSRSREWARAIYRVCGPGSDRTAADRIDGVIYPCSHNPAARSVALWEAAIAAMPTSPTFNDPLTLRGFQPTLEAACSRLRLDIV, from the coding sequence GTGAGCGAACGCCTCCCTGCCCCCAAGCCGGCCGACTTCCCTGACCTCCTCGACACCGACGTCTGGACGTTGCCCGTGGGTGCTCGACTCGGGCGCATCTACAGCGCCGGCGGGGACCACCCCACCGCATGGGACACCTTTCGGGCGTTCGGCCCGACTCGCTCCCGCTTCGACCCGCAGCCACCACCCAGGCGCGTCCACCCGACCCGCAGGGTCCTGTACGCGGCCGCCTACGTGGCATCTGCTCTCCCACCCCCGGCTCGGCGACTGCGCCCACCGCCGCTGCTGGAGACCGCCCTGGCCGAGTGCTTCCGAGACCGGGGTGTGGTGGACCGTACAGCCCAGAGCCCCTACTTCACCGTCTTCGACCTGATCAGTGAGGTGCGGCTACTCGACCTAGCCGAGAGCGACTGGGTGACCAGGGCCGGCGGCAACCTGGCTATCGCCAGCGGACTGCGGTCACGATCTCGAGAGTGGGCCCGGGCGATCTACCGCGTCTGCGGTCCCGGGAGCGACCGAACCGCGGCGGACCGCATCGACGGCGTCATCTACCCCTGCTCACACAACCCGGCAGCACGCTCAGTCGCTCTGTGGGAAGCCGCGATTGCGGCCATGCCGACCAGTCCAACGTTCAACGACCCCCTGACACTGCGCGGCTTCCAGCCGACCCTGGAAGCGGCCTGCTCCAGGCTCAGGCTCGACATCGTCTGA
- a CDS encoding sigma factor-like helix-turn-helix DNA-binding protein, with the protein MQKAERVDRLLADANLVADLQAAGYGGREWQLTAEELARYGVDVLCSWIRKGTIYDKCAQKKRPVKRAPEGALTSDEIESIAGETVTRALGYFRDEVLRAGRWDPEKGASLTTFFVGQCILRFPDVYRPWLTSVESHRGSIDLAEVQLSQRLTPVEDDVMLSMMTSNALRNVRSDKARRAFVLCHYYGYTQVEAADQLGTTPKAVERALEYARRTLVEGRKESA; encoded by the coding sequence TTGCAGAAGGCTGAGCGTGTCGATCGGCTGCTGGCTGACGCCAACCTCGTGGCCGATCTGCAGGCTGCTGGCTACGGAGGGCGAGAGTGGCAGCTGACCGCCGAGGAGCTCGCTCGCTACGGGGTCGACGTCCTCTGCTCGTGGATACGCAAGGGCACCATCTACGACAAGTGCGCGCAGAAGAAGCGTCCGGTGAAGCGGGCACCCGAGGGGGCGCTCACTTCAGACGAGATCGAGTCGATCGCCGGTGAGACCGTCACCCGAGCTCTCGGGTACTTCCGAGATGAGGTCCTCCGGGCTGGCCGGTGGGATCCGGAGAAGGGGGCCTCACTGACTACGTTCTTCGTCGGCCAGTGCATCTTGCGGTTCCCTGACGTCTACCGGCCTTGGCTGACCAGTGTCGAGAGCCATCGGGGCAGCATCGATCTCGCTGAGGTGCAGCTGAGTCAGCGTCTCACCCCCGTCGAAGACGACGTGATGCTCTCCATGATGACTTCGAACGCCCTGCGCAACGTGCGCAGCGACAAGGCTCGCCGAGCCTTCGTGCTGTGCCACTACTACGGCTACACCCAGGTCGAAGCTGCCGACCAGTTGGGAACCACGCCCAAGGCAGTCGAGCGGGCGCTCGAGTACGCCCGTCGCACACTCGTCGAGGGTCGGAAGGAGAGCGCATGA
- a CDS encoding recombinase family protein, producing the protein MALVGYARVSTRDQHPEAQLDALSAAGCGRTFTDHASGTLARRPALDEALAYLRSGDALVVTKLDRLGRSVRNLKEVADDLQSRDVALRALSQGIDTATPGGRLFFHMLAAIAEFEHDLIVERTVDGLAAARARGRKGGPKFKMTPTRIAQARAMYDAGEHTVQQIADTFGVSRPTIYRHLTTTADQLGRSTTIQ; encoded by the coding sequence GTGGCACTCGTCGGATATGCCCGGGTCAGCACCCGCGACCAGCATCCGGAGGCGCAGCTCGACGCCTTAAGCGCGGCAGGGTGCGGACGGACGTTCACCGACCACGCGTCGGGCACGCTGGCCCGCCGCCCGGCACTGGATGAGGCGCTGGCCTACCTGCGCTCCGGGGACGCGCTGGTGGTCACCAAGCTGGACCGGCTGGGCCGGTCGGTGCGCAACCTCAAGGAGGTGGCTGATGACCTGCAGTCCCGCGACGTCGCGCTGAGGGCGCTGAGCCAGGGCATCGACACCGCCACCCCGGGCGGCCGGCTGTTCTTCCACATGCTCGCAGCGATCGCGGAGTTCGAGCACGACCTGATCGTGGAACGCACCGTCGACGGGCTCGCCGCCGCCCGGGCCCGCGGCCGCAAGGGCGGCCCGAAGTTCAAGATGACCCCGACCCGGATCGCGCAGGCCCGGGCGATGTACGACGCCGGCGAGCACACCGTCCAGCAGATCGCCGACACGTTCGGAGTGTCCCGACCGACCATCTACCGGCACCTCACCACCACCGCGGATCAACTCGGCCGCTCGACAACAATTCAGTAG
- a CDS encoding site-specific integrase, whose translation MTHPEPDGADAAVTGDLLAGGASGSGGMVGLEETDAAALLGEVPLSEAEVGYVEAARAANTLRGYRSDWAEFTTWCTGHDRDPLPAAASTITGYLTALAGAGAKVGTMSRRLSAMKFVHQLRDLPDPTANARVVAVWEGIRRTHGAPPEQSSPLMPPELFDVLTACPTTRVWKTRGRSPEPDLAGARDRALLLVGFVAALRRSELAALRVEDVTDHPHGLVLALPRSKTNPHGTEAELAVLPRSGNPDRCPVTALQTWLHLAGIHTGPVFQGVGRANKATGRALHPESINTLVQAAITRAGLDATDYSAHSLRAGFVTYAHLRGSSDRAIAHQTRHRSLATIGGYVRIHNAWTDNAATGLGL comes from the coding sequence GTGACCCACCCTGAGCCGGACGGCGCAGACGCCGCCGTCACGGGCGACCTGTTGGCTGGTGGGGCGTCGGGATCGGGCGGCATGGTCGGGCTCGAGGAGACGGACGCGGCCGCCTTGCTCGGCGAGGTCCCACTCAGCGAGGCGGAGGTCGGGTACGTCGAGGCAGCCCGAGCTGCGAACACCCTGCGCGGGTACCGCTCCGACTGGGCCGAGTTCACCACCTGGTGCACCGGGCATGACCGGGACCCGCTGCCCGCGGCGGCGTCGACGATCACCGGGTACCTGACGGCGCTAGCCGGAGCCGGCGCGAAGGTCGGGACGATGTCGCGGCGACTGTCGGCAATGAAGTTCGTCCACCAGCTGCGCGACCTGCCCGACCCGACCGCGAACGCCCGAGTCGTCGCCGTCTGGGAAGGGATCCGCCGCACCCACGGCGCCCCACCCGAGCAGTCCAGCCCCTTGATGCCGCCCGAGCTGTTCGACGTCCTGACCGCGTGCCCGACCACCCGGGTCTGGAAGACCCGTGGCCGCTCCCCTGAGCCCGACCTCGCCGGCGCCCGCGACCGGGCTCTGCTCCTGGTCGGGTTCGTCGCGGCGCTGCGGCGCAGCGAGCTCGCCGCGCTGAGGGTCGAGGACGTCACCGACCACCCCCACGGACTGGTCCTGGCCCTGCCCCGGTCGAAGACCAACCCCCACGGCACAGAGGCCGAACTAGCAGTCCTCCCGCGCAGCGGTAACCCTGACCGCTGCCCCGTCACCGCCCTGCAGACCTGGCTTCACCTCGCTGGCATCCACACCGGTCCGGTGTTCCAAGGGGTCGGCAGGGCCAACAAGGCCACCGGCCGGGCGCTGCACCCGGAGTCCATCAACACCCTCGTCCAGGCCGCGATCACCCGGGCCGGGCTCGACGCCACCGACTACAGCGCGCACAGCCTGCGCGCCGGATTCGTCACCTACGCGCACCTACGTGGATCCTCCGACCGCGCCATCGCCCACCAAACCCGACACCGCTCCCTCGCCACCATCGGCGGCTACGTCCGCATCCACAACGCCTGGACCGACAACGCCGCGACAGGCTTGGGCCTGTGA